Below is a window of Nicotiana tabacum cultivar K326 chromosome 19, ASM71507v2, whole genome shotgun sequence DNA.
tAAATTGCATCAAATTCTGACAACTTTTATATTTTCCGGCGTGAACAGTAATTTccaaaaaaaatctattttttagtGGTGTTTTAAAACGTATTTTGTAGTGTGGAATTCGtcttattctcactattttcaaatTTTCCGGATACTTTTCGGCCAACTTCTATTTATCAACAACCAcgtggttttgttgctcagggggagtctagtggccttgtatgtcgaaTAATCAGCTTGCAAATATTTTCACCTAATCTCTCACCggtcctcgtattagttacatagGTAACAAGCTCGGTATATAGTTGTATGCAtcaacttgagggggagtgttagatagttatgtgtaaatagtcctagttttatatgtagtaggagtagaatatgtcccctagtcccatatgtagtaggagtagaatatgtcccctagtcccatatgtagtaggagtagaatatgtcccctagtcccatatgtagtaggagtagaatatgtattatatatagggctcattgtatcattgttaatAAATAGATTTTTCTCCCTTGCATTCTCACAATTGTATTAGTCATTGTTTTGACTGTGAGAGACGTTGGTTTTTACATTTGGACATGAGTGTGTTTGGTTTCCTTGGAATGTGACTGCATTTTCTCTGTTGTTTTTCAGGGAATTGCTGACACTATGGCATTTTTACAAAAGGAAGGTCGTCTACTTCGTGGGGAGCACAATCTCTTGGGTGAAGCATTCCTTATTATGGCTTCTGCTGCCGGGTAGCTACTGGTCTTAATGAGTTTCAAATGTATGTCTAGTATATCACGGGCTTTGACCTTTATGAGTTCTCAAAATTGTGCAGGGCTCAGCAGCAGCTAGAAGTTTTGGCCTGGTTACTTGAACCATTGAGCAAACAGTGGACACAGCTTGAGTGGCAAAATGCATATCTCTCTGATCCGACAGGTTTGATTCGACTGTGTGCTGATACACCATTTATGTGGTCTATTTTCCACACAGTTACATTCTTTGAGAAGGCTCTTAAACGGAGTGGTCTAAGGAAAGGCTATGCTAGCGTACAAACCATGCCAGCATCTGACTTTTTGCATCCAATGGCATCTCACCTCTCGTGGATGCTTCCTCCTCTTCTTAAAGTAAGCAAGTTCTTAGGAACTGTTTTGCATCACCCATTTCCTTAGTGAAGATTTGTTAAAAGATGTAAATGTCTTTGATTTTCAGCTACTCCGTGCCATACATTCGCTTTGGTCTCCACCTGTTAATCAAGCATTACCAGGAGAGATTAAAGCTGCAATGGCTATGAGTGATGTTGAAAGGGCCAGTCTTTTCGGGGGAGGTAACGTTAAATTGCCTAAAGGCGCTCTAAGTTTTACTGATGGATCTCCTTTAGATATGAATAGAGAAGGCTATGCAGAGCCAAATGAAGCTGATATCCGCAACTGGCTGAAAGGTATCAGAGATAGTGGGTATGTTGCTGCTCTTCTGAATCTCTAAAACAGATAATGAAAATAACGTCTTTTCAAAGCTGTCATGAAGTTCTATCTTAGTTGACATGGCAATTCTCATTTAAATCTTTGTGGACAAGAGAGAGGGAGACGAGAGAGGGAGAAACAGGAAATGGATTGATCTCCAGTCCCTCTCCATAATAgcaggaaaaaaagaagagaaagaacataaataaataaagattaCCTTGCAAGTTTTGTAACTTCTTTTTAGGTTTTCTAGGAAGCCACTGCATTCTTATCTATGGATTATTTTAAGACAATATCTAGTCATTTTTCATTGTTTGATGATATATTATCTTTTGCTAGCAGATTAATATTGACATCTTGCACTGCACTAGTATCTGTACTAATTAGAATATATATTGAAGTGTCTTGTTTCCCAGGATTCTCCTTTCTCTATTTAAGATCCCTTGATTGTCTGTAAAGTGCCTATAAGATCTGTCATAAATGCTCTGCAAACTCTAGTATGCTATTAAAACTATGATCTGCGATCTGCCTATCTCTCTTTCTACATGTGATATATGCCTTTACTCCATGCTCTTGGGAATTAGTTTCATGTTTCCATTTAGTGGTCTGGTTTTGTTAATGAAGTTTTCTTGGCTTTAGGTACAATGTACTGGGCTTATCAGCAACCATTGGGGATTCGTTCAAATGCTTAGACTCTCAGTCTGTTGCTTTAGCCTTGATGGAGAACATACAACATATGGAATTCAGGCACTTAAGGCTGCTTCTTCATTTAGCCTTGATCCCCTTGATCAAAAATTGCCCTGCCAATATGTGGGAGGCATGGCTGGAAAAGCTCCTGCACCCATTACTTGTCCACTCTCAGCAAGCTCTTAGCTATTCATGGTCTAGTCTCTTACAGGAAGGTAGAGCAAAGGTTCCTGATCTCCATGGCATGGTTGATGGCTCAGACTTGAAAGTGGAAGTAATGGAGGAAAAGCTTCTTCGAGATCTAACTCGTGAGACGTGCTCAATCCTCTCAGTTTTTGCTTCATCTGTACTCAATGCTGGACTTCCTTCATTGGAGCATTCTGGCCATGTGAGCCGAATGGATGAGTCATCACTTAAAGACTTGGATGCATTTGCCACTAACTCTATGGTTGGGTCTGTAGAAGTTGTCAATTTTAAGTTTGCTTAGTTTGTGGACGAGTAGACCTCTAGTCTACATTCTTCTGTTCTTCTCAATCTTGACCTTGTGCTTTACGTGCAGATTTGTGTTGATGCATAAAAGCATAGCACTTCCAGCCTTGCAGATCAGTTTAGAGGCTCTGAGATGGACGGATGGTGAAGCTGTAACTAAAGTTTCTTCATTCTGTGGAGCTGTAATCCTCTTGGCCATTTCAACAGCTAATGTGGAGCTTCAGGATTTTGTTTGTAAAGATTTGTTCCCTGCTATAATACAAGCTTTGGCTCTGGAGTCAAATGCTTTCATCAGTGCTGATTTAGTTGGTCTTTGTCGTGAAATTTTCATTTATCTTGCTGATAGACACCCAGCACCGCGGCAGGTTATTCGGATCCCATTCTTTTCAGTTTCTTATAGCATCAGATTTAGCTGTAACAGTTGTCACCTATGTTCagcaattcttttttcttttcttcttatgtTCTTAAAATAGAATTCCAGCGGTTATGCTTATCTATTTGCAGTAATTTTCACATATATCTATAATATTGTTAAAAGGCCAAGAGCTTTTGGGTATGACAAATTATTTTGATATGGTTcatataaataatgataaaatggCATTAGTAAAAAATGTGGCAATTGCCATGCAAGTTTCACCACTGGCATATTAAGAACAACAAAATATCCACTGTTTACATAGATAtatgtattttctttttgataaCCATGGTGTCCGGGCCAGATTGCGCatacctcgactaattccacggggTATCTGCTACCCCCACCAGCACAGGTCTGGCAAACTCTGTCCTCCAAGGCTTGGAGTGATGAGAAgtaatcacctagtgtttttgccTCCGTTGGGATTTGTACCTGAGACTTCATAGTTCTCGACCCACTTCATTGACAACTAGTCCTCACTCTTGCATTAAACAATATATTTGCAGACATGCTTAAAATTGCATCTTATCTTCTCTTTTTCTGTTGATATATTGCAATTGAGCTCATCTTACATTCTCAATTGTGAAGTTTTTATGCTCTATCTTACAATAGCAAGCATAATGAAGTTTACCTTTCTGAAAGCATGCAtgtcttttatcttcttttcgaTAAAACTCATACAAATTTGAATGGCTGCAGATTTTACTCTCTCTCCCTTGCATTACATCCCAAGATCTTCAAGCCTTTGAAGAAGCGTTGACCAAGACTCTTAGTCCCAAGGAGCAGAGACAGCATATGAAGAGCTTCCTGTTGTTAGCAACAGGAAACAAATTAAAAGCTCTCGCTGCTCAAAAGAGCGTTAATGTCATCACAAATGTTTCGAGTGAGTGCACTCCAATCTAATGCTTTGTGTTTTTCTCCTGTCCTGTGCATACTAACCATGAATTTAGTTTTTGAGCTGCTCATTAACTGGTGATTCTGACTCTTATTCTTCAGCAAAACCTAGAAATGTAACTCCCGCTTTTGAATCCAAGACCGATGAAGGAGATGCTATTGGATTGGCTGGAATCGTGTAAGGAAGTTTGTTTGGCATATCGGCTTTCTGTACAGTGATAATTTATAATAGAAAAATCACGGGTATTTTACCAAAAAGGTCCTAAATGTCTCCCATTCCCATATTTGGTCCTCAATGttgtttttcattctttttctgccCCTGGTTGAGAATATTGGTTTCCAAGTAGTCCTTTAACCTCATTGGTCGTGAACTGTAGGGCAAATTCCTTACCTCTTTTTACAGGTAAGATTACAAATATGCAAAAAAAACGCTGTACTAGCAACAAATAGTACCTTTCTTTGTTTAGGGTTCTGCATAAATCATCAAATTTGCTTCCAAGTCTAACTGGGAATTGCCCCTTTTTCCACCCTCTAATTTGTTcattaaaaatcaaataaaagggCAATCTGGAAATATATTTAGGGAGCATCACACGCAACTAGATTACTTCTATGCAAGGAAAAAGTATGTGAAAGTACTATGTTTCTTCTCTCTTTCGTATTAAAATACAACACAGTTTCTTTTGGTTCTTAAAAAGCAGCATTTTATGACGTCCTTGGATATGCTTTAGATCGCGTAAAAGACAAAAATGGTAATAGTTGCACGTATTAGTCCCATTTATTTTCAAGAATAGCTTAACTTGCTAATTGTACCAAATAATATAAACGTGAGGAGGATCGAAAGAGCAAATTGACATCCCCAAGTAATAAACACACACGTGAGAGTAAACCAAGAAATTAGTCACCTAAACTgaagaaaattttgtcagacaTCTCTATGGAGGCACCaaatttttgtacgtaaaaaaaaaaggaagatggGGTCAGTATTTACCATTTTGACTAGTAGCAATACAGATTGGCAGAAAAAAGTTTTTAAGTCATAGGTGATCAGAGTGAGTGTAACTTATGGAAAACTATAACTATATTGGGTTTCTATAAAACCAAACAGATTTTACTCTTTTCGCCTATAGAAAAAAACCGAAATGGCAGGGAGAGGACGTGGAGGAATACACGGCATTGCATCCCAACTTGGCCCAGGAGGACTACTCAAAGGGACTCAACTTGGCGTCGCAGCCATGACCGAGGAAGTTGGAGGTATAGGGCCTTCACCGAGTCGTGGAGGTACGGAAGGTGAGCTTAGCCATGGAGGTGGTGGTCCTCCTCATGCACCTAGTCTTGAATTGAGGCCTAAACCTGGCTCAGGAGTGCCAACAATGGTTGGATGTGGCAAGGCATGTGGGGGTTGTTACCCTGCTGTCATAACTTGTTGGTAAGCATATTCAAACTAAATCATGCTACAAACTGTGGCATCAGCATTCTTATATGCTTTCTCTTTCATCTAATTTCACATGCATTTTTAATTTGTACTTCTTTCTCGACCCAATGAGATTAGATTTCTAGAACGAGGTGAAGTGATAGGCACGTATTCATATTCATAACCGATAAAAGCAATTTTTGTGTTCCTAGAGCACAAAAGAGAAGCCAATTAGATCCTCTAGTTCCTTGGATTAAGCAGCTTTTGCAGGATGTAAGTGTAACTATTTTAATACTTGTGTTGAAACTCGTTGCCAAGTTATGAAATAGTAATGGATTAATTTCATTTCCTTTTCCCATTCTTGGATCATATTGCTAATTGTGTTGTTTACACTGGTGCAGCCTTAACACTTTTCGCTGTTGCTGGAGAGGCCCAATGGGCTTACAAGGGCGTCCAGGACCAATGGGGCCTCTCGAATctgatttattatttaaatcctTACAGAATTTGCATTAAATTGCATATATGATCTATGTGCATACTTAATACATGACAAAAAATTGGCATAAACTGAACTCGCAAGTATACGTCCTATCTACGTTCAAAGCTTTAGTTGAAGCTTTCTGAAATATGTTCTTTTTCAATAGTTAATGGAAAAGTAAGGAAAACTCATCTGGTTTAGCAATGGATTCAAGCTCGTGCCATTTCACTTTGCACTTTTAACTATTTGATCATTGAATTGTCCGTGCAAGGATGGAAAAAATAGATTCTCCTTGCAGGGCTTGGATTTATCATACAAACTAGATGCTTTTAGAAACTACTCATTTTTGTTCGCCAACAAACCCACACCAATAAATAAAGTATGCTTTAACTTCTATGCCTCTCTACCGGAAACAACCTCTATCTTTTTACAGGTAGggataaagtctgcgtacacactactctctccggaccccacttgtgggaattcACTGGGTAAAATATTCTACAAAATCACTCCTCTTTAAAGGTAATTTAAAGTACCAACACATTCCACTGAAATTAATAACCTGAATAAGATAAAAACCTTCAACAGTAAAATAAATTGCGCTGATTATGTGAAAATACATTGACACTGCCAGTGGAAAACaccaacaaaataaataaatgaagttGTTCCTACTCAACTTAACAGTCCAGGGAATGTTTAGCAGGGTAACTAAGATTTCAGAAAAAGAGAAATGAAGAAACtataaacagaaaagaaaaaggaaaagggaaacaaTATGTAACAGCAACATAACGCAAGCTCTTATAAAATACTCAAGAAGAAGACTCAAAGAGGTACCACAGTTCCAATACAAGCCGTTTTACCGTTTCAGTGAGAAAATCAATATATAGGCCTAACCTAAGAGTTGGTTTATGGCAAAGAAATGCCAATTACCTAGTAGGAAACAATGTCTTCAACTAACAGTAACCCTTCACTATATAACATTTCCACACACAGTTGACATGTGAAGTGTTTCCTCAGATCAAAAATTCTATTGAAACAAAACTTGCCTCTCCAATTGCAGCAGAAAAGACTACAGACTAAATTGGAAGTCAGTTCCACTGTAGATGAATTATCTCGAAGTCAATGATTATACAAGTGATGAAAAATGTATATAAACGACACATTTAGGGTTATGGACGGACAAAGGGATTAAGGTTTGATTCTCAGCTGTGGCAGGTTTCTGAATGGTGAGTAACATATTCATCCAAGGGCAAACTGTGAGGTAGCTACAGGTAGTTGGAGCAGCTTTAAATATACGGTCTCTACTACTGTCAGTCCTCATCCTCTTCTTCAGATGCTTCTTTGAGCCACTGCAAATATTTTCAGAGTTCATAATGTGCATGCACGATTCAAGATGACGGGTAAAGCAGGCAATATAAAAAAGACGAactttgcttttcttcttttcattgttTACAAGTTTGCTAATTCCTTAATCTTTTTTCCTGAGCATTGGGGATCAGGGGGTGGGGAGACGTTGGGATGGAATGACAAGATAGGGTAAGTAGATCAATGAATCTTCTAGGTTTCTGTGCACTACAGGCAGGTCATCTACCTGCAAAGGTTTAAGTGCTGCAAGTACGCACCTGGATAAATTTTTCTGATTGCTTCACAAAAACCTTATCtgactcctctgcttcttccttttCAGAAGCCCAGTCAAGTATTGCTTCTTCTTGTATAATGTCCTGATCGTACAGATGATGCAAAATCTGTGGAGGTATAAAATAGAGTAAAAATATTTAGATTAAATTGAATAATGGATATTTAAGTAGGTCAGATATATTTCTTGACAAATGCACAAAAATGAATCAATGGGATTTCCCATAgccaaacaaaaaaagaaattgttttgaAAGGCATTTCTGGGGCGCCTCGGGGCAAGGTAGGCACAAAACGTCCTAAAGTGTTGGCGAGTGTAAGACGCGAGTGTATGCCCCAAACAGTTGGGTGTTCACCCAGGGGCAAGACACACCTCATTGAAGAGGCGTATGACCAGTAATTAGAACTAGATTACGCTTTAAAATTGCTAGTATGACACCTCAGCCTCCCCCGCCCTCCAAACAAAAAGAATCAGAACTTCCTAACAGTTAATACCTATCCTATTCCCAGTGAGCGCAAGATATACCCTTTCTTGAGATCTTTCTCAAAGTCATGACCTCCATATATTTGCAAAAACGTTTCGAACGGAAATGTGAGCTTGTGGGCAAAAGGGACCTAAGTTTGGAAACTACACATGCTGGTGTAAGCTTGGTGCTTATGTTGCTCAATACCTTCATGTCAGATCCATACGACATATGGTGGGACGGCTCAACCGATCGATATCTTAGATCAGATTCATGTACGATCCATATGATATTATGGTGAGACGGCTTTCACAGTCGAGTCGTTACCCGCGTTTGGATGCCATATTGCCCATACAGTGACTATGTACTACGTAAACGTCCATAGATGCTCCCGATTAAAGTTATAATCTATGTTATGTTATGAAGAAGGGCTAAGGCCACATGTGTAGTTTTCAAATATGTTCAGGTCTTCAAATGCTTTATGATTCATGAAGTGCTttcatattatttgatttgtatatCTCTCGCGTGATGTTTTCTTTAAAATCTTGTCCAATCTTGAGTTAGTGAGTCGATGGCACATGTTAAGTACGATGTGGATGTACCCGGTTGTTTGGCCATATTATTGTTTTCCTCTTGCAGGCCCAGATGGAAATTAGAGGAAGCAGATTGGCAGGCATTCGACTCCTCCAGGTTGTATGGTAAGCCCCGCTACCATACCAGTGGGTATCTTCATGTCTGGTTATTTGTATGCATTATGTAATCATTGTCATTAAAAGCTCCATGTACATTGTGGGTCATGTAATTATGTTCAGAATAATATCATGTGTATTTCATGGATTATGTATAAAAGTTCAATAAGATATTAGGCAAATGAGCCACATGTCTATGGTTTCAAACTATGACATATCCGTTATCATGATGCACACACTCTCTCTGTCTTAAGTATAAAATGAATGTGGGTTTGCTCTTATGGCAAGTCTAACGCACTGAGTGCCCGTCACCTTCCTCCAGATTTTGGGGGGTGACAACAACTGCATATCTTCAGAGCCACTTACCCTTCAATGCTCCTTGTTCTCGTATTTAATGTGGAAAGCAGTAAATTTCAAATGGAGACTAAGGTGCAAAGCCTTGTCGGCAAGGGGACAAAAACAAGGGAACTTCAACTTACTCCTGGACAACATTTTCAACTTTCGTCTCAGTAGTCAGTAGTAGTCCAAATCAAACAAGGACATTCAGCTAGTAGTGGAATATAAGGCTCTTCAGAACATCACACATCACGTCAGCACAGCGAAAGCAAATGTATAATCGGAACTTGTGACAGTTACATATAGGGTTTCGTTATAAGTATTATTCATATAGATTATCTTGAACACTAGCAACTTCTCCTGTTAAGACAAAAAGATTGCTGATAGCTTTCCGAAATGCAAGACGGTATTAGTTTAACCATATCAATAGTTTAGTGAATTAGCATTACAGGTTGCCTAGATCTAACCCTTTGCTCTGCACATCTAACAGCTAAACGACTGGAAAGACTAATTCAATCCTCTAGATGGACTGCAAAAACAGTGCAACTTCAAGAGTGAAACAACATACCTGTACAAATAATGGAGAATACTCCTTCGCAGATTCCAAGCACATTTCTTCAAACTTCAATATTACTTCAATCTGACAGATCCAATATCAGAATATTCATGAGATCTAAACATGTGAAGTACT
It encodes the following:
- the LOC107767613 gene encoding protein HASTY 1 isoform X2, whose translation is MGFEKSDIGSCCRVRREGLSLWQELFPSLVSLANKGPAQAELVSMMLRWLPEDITVHNEDLEGDRRRLLLRGLTDSLPEIFPLLYSLLERHFGAALTEAGRQQLEVARQHAAAVTATLNAVNAYAEWAPLPDLAKYGIVHGCGILLSSPDFRLHACEFFKLVSLRKRPTDAGVEFDSAMSNIFQILMKISGDFLQKSDSGSVIDENEFEFAEYICESMVALGSYNLQCIVGDSSVLSFYLQQILGFFKHHKLALHFQSLPLWLTLMRDLLSKPKIIGYVENSATNPAVGSGHDTEKSKIFALVNDEICSSILDVSFQRLLKKEKINPGTSLSDGTLELWSDDFEGKGDFSQYRSRLLELIRFVAAAKPMVAAAKVCERIMTIIKSLFLVPYPAQELVILESMQLALENVVNAVFDGSSETARSDSEVQQSLCRMFEGLLQQLLSLKWTEPALVEVLGHYLDALGPFLKYNPDAVGGVINKLFELLTSQPFVVKDPATSASRHARLQICTSFIRIAKAADQSILPHMRGIADTMAFLQKEGRLLRGEHNLLGEAFLIMASAAGAQQQLEVLAWLLEPLSKQWTQLEWQNAYLSDPTGLIRLCADTPFMWSIFHTVTFFEKALKRSGLRKGYASVQTMPASDFLHPMASHLSWMLPPLLKLLRAIHSLWSPPVNQALPGEIKAAMAMSDVERASLFGGGNVKLPKGALSFTDGSPLDMNREGYAEPNEADIRNWLKGIRDSGYNVLGLSATIGDSFKCLDSQSVALALMENIQHMEFRHLRLLLHLALIPLIKNCPANMWEAWLEKLLHPLLVHSQQALSYSWSSLLQEGRAKVPDLHGMVDGSDLKVEVMEEKLLRDLTRETCSILSVFASSVLNAGLPSLEHSGHVSRMDESSLKDLDAFATNSMVGFVLMHKSIALPALQISLEALRWTDGEAVTKVSSFCGAVILLAISTANVELQDFVCKDLFPAIIQALALESNAFISADLVGLCREIFIYLADRHPAPRQILLSLPCITSQDLQAFEEALTKTLSPKEQRQHMKSFLLLATGNKLKALAAQKSVNVITNVSTKPRNVTPAFESKTDEGDAIGLAGIV